The Mycolicibacterium brumae DNA window ACGGCGTGGACACCTGCAGGATCTCCGAGCACAGGTTGGAGTGGGTGATCTTGCCGGCGATCGGGTTGGCGCGGTTCACGGTGTCCTCGTACATGATGTACGGGTAGCCGGACTCGAACTGCAGTTCCGCCAGGGTCTGGAAGAACTCGCGCGCCTTGATCTTGGTCTTGCGGATCCGCGCGTCGTTGACCATCTCGTGGTACTTCTCGGTCACCGAGATGTCGGCGAACGGCAGACCGTAGAACTTTTCCACGTCGTACGGCGAGAACAGGTACATGTCCTCGTTGTTCTTGGCCAGCTCGAAGGTGATATCCGGGATCACCACGCCCAGGCTCAGCGTCTTGATCCGGATCTTCTCGTCGGCGTTCTCCCGCTTGGTGTCCAGGAACCGGTAGATGTCCGGGTGATGGGCATGCAGGTAGACCGCGCCGGCGCCCTGACGCGCGCCGAGCTGGTTGGCGTAGGAGAACGAATCCTCCAGCAGCTTCATGATCGGGATGACGCCCGAGCTCTGGTTCTCGATGTTCTTGATCGGCGCGCCGTGCTCACGAATGTTGGACAGCAGCAACGCGACTCCGCCGCCGCGCTTGGACAGCTGCAGGGCGGAGTTGATCGAGCGGCCGATCGACTCCATGTTGTCCTCGATGCGCAGCAGGAAGCAGCTCACCGGCTCACCGCGCTGCTTCTTGCCCGAGTTGAGGAACGTCGGGGTGGCCGGCTGGAAGCGGCCGTCGATGATCTCGTCGACCAGCCGCTCGGCCAGCGTGGTGTCGCCGGCGGCCAGGGTCAGCGCCACCATCACCACGCGGTCTTCGAAGCGCTCCAGGTAGCGCTTTCCGTCGAAGGTCTTCAGCGTGTAGGAGGTGTAGTACTTGAACGCGCCGAGGAACGTCGGGAAGCGGAACTTCTTGGCGTAGGCCCGGTCCAGCAGCGTCTTGACGAAGTTGCGGCTGTACTGGTCGAGCACCTCGCGCTCGTAGTAATCCTTCTGGATCAGGTAGTCGAGCTTCTCGTCCTGATTGTGGAAGAACACGGTGTTCTGGTTGACGTGCTGCAGGAAGTACTCCCGAGCGGCCAGCACGTCCTTGTCGAACTGAATCTTGCCGTCGGCGTCGTACAGATTCAGCATCGCGTTGAGCGCGTGGTAGTCGGTCTCCCCCGGCAGCGCATGAACGCTGTTGGTTACCGGCTCTGCAGCTGTGACGGTTGGTGGCACGCCTGTTCCTTCCAGAAGTTCTCGAGTCCCTCCCGGACGGCGAAGACGTCGTCGGTGGTTCCCATGAGTTCGAAGCGGTAGAGATAGGGGACGCCGCACTTGCGGGCGACGACGTCGCCGGCATAGCCGAACTCGGCCCCGAAGTTGGTGTTGCCCGCGGCGATCACGCCGCGCAACAACGACCGGTTGTGCTCATTGTTCAGAAATGCGATGACCTGCTTGGGGACGTATCCCCCGGCGTCGGGATCCGGGCCGTTGGCCCGGCCGCCGCCGTAGGTCGGCAGGATGAGGACGTAGGGCTCGGTGATGAGACCGTCCTCGATTCGCCCGCGCACCGGGATCCGGGTGGCCGGCAAACCCAGCTTCTGGACGAAGCGGTGGGTGTTCTCCGACACGCTGGAGAAGTAGACGATCTGCGTCATGACGCTCCCCTTCCCCCCGGATTGATCGACGGCGCGCAGTCGGCTCGCGCCGCGGCGGCTAGGCCGTCGCGACCGCCGCGGTGGCACCCAGAGCCTTGATCCGGTCCGGGCGGAAGCCCGACCAGTGCTCGCTGCCGGCAACCACGACCGGCGCCTGCAGGTAGCCCAGCGCC harbors:
- the nrdE gene encoding class 1b ribonucleoside-diphosphate reductase subunit alpha; protein product: MPPTVTAAEPVTNSVHALPGETDYHALNAMLNLYDADGKIQFDKDVLAAREYFLQHVNQNTVFFHNQDEKLDYLIQKDYYEREVLDQYSRNFVKTLLDRAYAKKFRFPTFLGAFKYYTSYTLKTFDGKRYLERFEDRVVMVALTLAAGDTTLAERLVDEIIDGRFQPATPTFLNSGKKQRGEPVSCFLLRIEDNMESIGRSINSALQLSKRGGGVALLLSNIREHGAPIKNIENQSSGVIPIMKLLEDSFSYANQLGARQGAGAVYLHAHHPDIYRFLDTKRENADEKIRIKTLSLGVVIPDITFELAKNNEDMYLFSPYDVEKFYGLPFADISVTEKYHEMVNDARIRKTKIKAREFFQTLAELQFESGYPYIMYEDTVNRANPIAGKITHSNLCSEILQVSTPSIYNEDLTYAHVGKDISCNLGSLNIAKAMDSPDFAQTIEVAIRALTAVSDQTHITSVPSIEKGNNDSHAIGLGQMNLHGYLARERIFYGSEEGVDFTNIYFYTVLFHALRASNKIAIERGRRFAGFDESKYASGEFFDKYTEQVWEPATDKVATIFADAGIHIPTQDDWKRLKESVRAHGIYNQNLQAVPPTGSISYINHSTSSIHPVASKIEIRKEGKIGRVYYPAPYLTNDNLEYYQDAYEIGYEKIIDTYAAATQHVDQGLSLTLFFKDTATTRDVNKAQIYAWRKGIKTLYYIRLRQMALEGTEVENCVSCQL
- the nrdI gene encoding class Ib ribonucleoside-diphosphate reductase assembly flavoprotein NrdI, with protein sequence MTQIVYFSSVSENTHRFVQKLGLPATRIPVRGRIEDGLITEPYVLILPTYGGGRANGPDPDAGGYVPKQVIAFLNNEHNRSLLRGVIAAGNTNFGAEFGYAGDVVARKCGVPYLYRFELMGTTDDVFAVREGLENFWKEQACHQPSQLQSR